AGGAGTTTGAGAGGACCAGGAAGACTGAATCCCTCACCCCAATTCCACTAGATCACCCATTAGCTTGGCTGGAGGGAAgatacagcagcagcagaggcaggaccACAGCACTGTGGCAGCCAGGACAGAGACAGCTCAAAAACTGCAACTGCCAGGCTCAAAGGTGGGCTGTGTAGTGAGGAAAATAAAGCTGGAAGGAGTTTTGCATGCTTAGCTTAGAACTGGAAATCAGTTACAGAGGTTGAAGAGAATGGGGAGGAGACAAAGAAATCAGATGAGGAACACCGAGTTAGTGTGAGTAGGGATCAAGATGTGTgtttgctgcaggagcaggcagagtgtcaaagagaaaagcagtgcAGTCAGAGAAGCACAACAGGAAGGGCTGCAGAAGAATCTGCAGAAGGGCTGTCAGTAGCTATTGGCAGAACACAATTGCAAAGTGCCAGGAGGACATATTTGGTGTGCGTTTCCTGCCGCCACGCAGCCTTTCCAGGCAAAAATGCTCATGGGGACCAAAGAGAGCAGCGTGGGTTACACTCCATGGGACGGACAGGGACAGATGGGGGGaagcagctgctcagagcacagccctCCACCAGTGATGGCAGCGGGTCACAACGCTGTCCacacagaaaaacaaccaaGCGAGTAGGGACAGGCTGAGCCTGAAATCAGATTTTGCCCTCTGCCCCTCGATGCAGCTACACAAGAGAGGATGTGTAAGCAGCCAGCATCCCATGACTCACCATGGAACCCAGGGGTGGTTTCCCACTAATAACCCTGAGAGCACAGCAAACCCACCACTGAATTACATCAGCAACACAAATCCAGCCCAAACTTGCAGAGTTTTTGATTCACACAGAAGAAACAATAACTATTTTCTACAGGGAAACAGGTATTTGAGAATTTCCACATAAACACATGTAGGTGCCTGATGTGGCAAGAGCCACACGGACCTTTTTGCAGAAGCAAATCACCTTTTGCCCAGCACGGCGGGCAGAGCAGAAGCTTGTCTGTGGACACACTCTGAGATAAGAGCCCTGAGAGCCCGCGAGCTGCTCGGCGCAGACGCTTCCTGCCGGCGCTGGCAACTTCCTCCCTCTGCACAAACTTCTGCATGAAAAGAGCCATTTTACCCTGGCTGGCTCCGAGCACACACAGCCCTCCTGAGCCTTGGAACAGCAAAGGCAGACGGTGCCTGCTTCAGAGAAGCTGAATGTACAGGTAAGGATCAAATTCAAGTATTGAGCCTACTTTGAGAAGAGGGGAACAGGATAAAAACTGAAGAGAATCATTTTAACCCATTACAAACCTGTCAGAGTTTAGATCACGATGTTCTCTAGTCATTAACTTACTGCTCATGTGTGTTTACActgctgcatttaaaatttaattttgtgtatttgtaAACCCATACAGACTCATGCATATTAATTTCCCAGAAATAGCTTCACAGGACTAGCACTATAGTAACTAATGAATTAGCAAAATTGCATGAAAGTgacttcagaaggaaaagagctgTGTAGGGGATGAATTTTATATCATTTATTTCATATGGAGACATTTAGAGAGCTGAACTTTAAtcagtacaggaaaaaaaagtctgtttcatTCCAACAACTCAACATTTGCACAATCTGCGCGCAggaatttatttataaaacacttTACCATTAGAATGCTGGGTCATTATAGCATAAATACTTgtaaaacttttaaatattttgctatgCTGAACAAATATGAGAACgggaaataaaagtttaagAGAATTGTAAAGAGCCTTTTACTTCTGTCTCAGCTTATATCACAACAAGCCATTTCTTCACTTCTGACAACCCTATCTGTCAATGCTGCAGAGTTTGTTCCAGGTCCATAACCCGTTACATGATTGataaatgttattttgaaaCCTTGAGAGGACTGCTCTGCTAATGCCTTTTTCTGATAAGGTGAAAAAAGATTATAATAAACCATTACCTTCAAACAAGTCACTTTATTAATATGATACATAATGCTGAAAATCTGCTGTTATTTGTAAAGTCAGTGCCAAATCTGCTGATCATGCAGATGGGAACAGGCTTGAGATGTGAAATATTGGGGAGACCGTTATTTTCAGTCTGATGCTATTAACACAGAACTGCCTGGTGGCAATAAAGTGCAGAAATACACTTTACAAGTTACCATGTTCTACTTCTTCCTTGCAATAGCAGAGGACCCTTGTAAAGAGGCTGGAGGGAAATGGCCAGCAACCAGGTCATGCTGGTTCTCTTCTGTGGGGAAATCTGGAGCtccctttctgcagcagcacctcacCACGCTGCCAGGACTGAAAGCCACACGTGCACCACTGCCACGAGCCCAGGAGCAGACAGACCCCCTCTCTACCAACTGCAAGCAACTGTGCCCAGCTGGTACCAGTCTGACAGACCCCTGGCTGCTACAGAACCCCAGGCCTtcccaggggaggaggaagcCGGGGACGGCAGCTGGGTAGCAGCGCTGATAATTGGCAGCATTTTGATTGGGATGACGCTGGCAATTATCGTCATTCTCCTGTGGAAATGCTGCATGAGGCCTCCTCTGGCCGAGTCCCACTGGGCAGGCCGGTCCCCCTTCGTGGATGGGGACACGTCAGATCTCTTCATGGACTCTGATCCCGGCACCAAGCGCTCCTCGGTCCTATTTATGTTGCCTTGGCGACTGAAACAAGGCACACACTTGCAGGAGGACCCGACTGTCCCAGAGAACCCACCCCACGCCACTGCCAGTGCTGAGAGCGGGCAGCCGGCTCCAGCGGCCGCGGGCTGCTCCGGagccggcgcggccccggcccctgGCTCAgaggcagccagccctgcagctggctcctgtcctgccccagACACTGCACCCGAGTGCCCCGATCTGCCAGCGCCCCCTGACTGGCTCAGGGAACCCGCTGAGGAGGCCAGCTCAGACCCCAGCAAGCACTCGGCACTTCACCTGGAAGCAGAGGAACCACAGCCCCCACCACCTGAGCTACTGATCCAGGAGAGCCATGAAACACTGCCCCAGCCAGAACACCCTTTGTAGACTGCCAAATTAATCTCCAGAATATCTACATCTTTCTTAAATCAAGTAATTTtcaagaaagtgaaaaaaggaGAAGTTGACACAGGCAAGAAGGGTGAGGCCCCAGCATTTCCTTGACATTTCCCCGGTGTTTCCCAACTTTGGCTTTCACAAGAGAGAACAACCTGCTTCTGCCTGAAGCAAATTTCTGACTACAAAACAAATTGTGCCCAGTCATCACCTGTAACTAGAGATTCCAGAAGGCAGAGTacacagctgtgtgtgccagcacagccagacacaggtaacacacctgGAGATGTCACAGACAGCCCAGCGTCACAGGGCTCGGCTTCGCACCGGGGTTTGCTCCACTGGGCTGTGCAAGTCAATGCAATCATTTCCAGGACATTTTAATAAAGCTTTCTCAAAGATGTTTTGGTCACTTAAGGCCCACCTGAATATTTGTTTAGATACAGCATGCTCCCAGTTACTAATACAAACTCATGTAATGGCTCATGGATGCTAGATTCCTTTGAGCTCCTGGTGTCCAAGTGCTTTACGTGCTCCTCTAGGGGCCCTGAGTACCAGCACAGCTCATCTCCCCCACACCAGCCTTGGCTGGGCAGTAAGCAGGCTGGTATCagaagtagattttttttttttttttaccagtatTGAACATTTATATAAAGAAGCTGCTAAATGCTGAAGCTAGCTTTCCATGAGAGCTCTGCAAAATGGTAGAGTTTGCAGTTCTCTTGAGGAGGGAATAATTTTGTGGATGGAGCACAGAACAAAGATTTGCACACAATAAACTTCAGAAATTTCAAACTATCACTAATAAAGAGTAGTACATTATCCAAATGCAATTCCAGGCTGCTGTGCATACAATGGCcataggaaaatatattttcaattttctttactgtttaCATAAGCTGTATGATTGGCTATGCCTGAAGAATAGCATTACAATTATACAAAGGCTTTTGTAAGGCTCATTCACATGACACCCTGTTAAAATTAACAGCACTATAAATGAAACATTATAAAAACTCTCATTCTCATATTGCTTTGAGAAAATCAGACCGAGATTTCCTGTAGAAATCCGTAAAATCCTACGAGCTGAGCTATAATATACCTGACAACACAGTGACAGCCTGATCCAAGGAgcagaaaacagtattttaaaattaggaaaatacGTTCTGGCAGTGTAGTTTAAAAAAGCTTAAGCTAGAAAGCCTAAATTCACATTAACCTCTGTTACAGGAGGAGAGGTTAACAGAAGGCAAAAGGAAGCCAAGCTAAGCTGACATTTCACACAGAACCATGCAGCGGAGCAGCAGCCCGGGCTGCCCGAGggagcccagctgggagggagcagcggcagcagcagagctgggctggggagccgggggcagagctgggctggggagccgggggcagccccagcccggcccggcccagcccagcccagcccagcccagcccagcccagcccagcaggccCCTGGCAGGGCTCGGGGCCGGCTCTGCAGTGCCCACAGGATCAGGTGGTTGCGGAGCCGGGCGCAGCCGTACGATGCAGCTGAGACAAGCACAGCCCCCGgcagcctctggagctgctctccagaaCAAGGCGACCTCTAAGCTCCAATCCATCACAGAAACGATGTGCTGATACTGCAGGACACCACGGTAAGTTTGTGCTTTTTGATTTTACTCACAAAATCCTACTACCAAATCAGAGATGGAAACGGGAATGGAATTAGGAGCTGATGACAGATGCTTGCACCAGAAATTTGCTGCAGTGTCGGAGATTTCTTACTAACGGTAACTCGGGTTCTAAACATGTGTTTCCAGCTTTGAGATCGTCATTAACAttgtaaggaggaaaaaatgctaCAGTGCATGTAAGCATGAACAATGGCATTTGGGTTTCAAGCTAAATTCCTACGATGTATTTTAACCAGTTTACTTAAGCAAACAGCATGCCTGGATGGGGGGGACTGCTACATTACTGCAGAGATTTGTGAAGATCTAGTTGACAGCCATTTTTTCATCCTCTATAAATGAACACATTATTCCAAACATAATATAGGCTTGAAATCACTAAAAACAAGAAGCAGACATTGTATAATGTTTGGAAGAGACTTGCGTTTTCGGAAGAAAGCCCTCATTTGAGctggagggggaaagggagatGAAAAAAACAAGTCTCATTCTGCCAGACAACACGACAGGCTGAAGGGATGCTTTGTGAAGTCTCTCTTGAACAATTCTAAAAAGGACTGTGCCACAAAGGGGGTTATTGatatttttacttaatttctCCTGCAAGTGGCCATTGCCAAGACAACCCTTATACAGAGATAAAATGTATTACATGGATTTAAAGGGTGTCATTTTGGTATATTTATTTCCAGGCAACAATGGAATACCAGATATTGAATACATCTACCTGTCTGCTGGTCCTTCTGGTTTTCATACCCACTGGTTTGGGTATCTGTCCTTCTAGCTGTAAGTGCTCAGGAAACGACAGGAATGTGGACTGTTCAGGCAGAAACTTAACTG
Above is a genomic segment from Vidua chalybeata isolate OUT-0048 chromosome 20, bVidCha1 merged haplotype, whole genome shotgun sequence containing:
- the EVI2B gene encoding protein EVI2B, giving the protein MASNQVMLVLFCGEIWSSLSAAAPHHAARTESHTCTTATSPGADRPPLYQLQATVPSWYQSDRPLAATEPQAFPGEEEAGDGSWVAALIIGSILIGMTLAIIVILLWKCCMRPPLAESHWAGRSPFVDGDTSDLFMDSDPGTKRSSVLFMLPWRLKQGTHLQEDPTVPENPPHATASAESGQPAPAAAGCSGAGAAPAPGSEAASPAAGSCPAPDTAPECPDLPAPPDWLREPAEEASSDPSKHSALHLEAEEPQPPPPELLIQESHETLPQPEHPL